Proteins encoded within one genomic window of Arachis ipaensis cultivar K30076 chromosome B08, Araip1.1, whole genome shotgun sequence:
- the LOC107613690 gene encoding beta-glucuronosyltransferase GlcAT14B-like, with amino-acid sequence MQNSGSTAAAAPTPPQSQPPPQQHQWSSILTSKPIFSTLFSLRDPKPNNKPTLLLYTFLAISLLSITFIFSLCTSSSSTGPHSGPDPFLFPAHQAHNHRIIYDSTKANPPPPSIAYLISGSRSDSGRIIRLLHATYHPLNQYLLHLDPSASHADRERVALTVQSNPIFKAAQNVHVMGKPDFAYQKGSSPVSLALHAASILIRLNLKWDWFVSLSADAYPLVTQDDLLHIMSFLPKDMNFVNHSSYIGWKESRRLRPIIVDPGLYLAEGTEMFYATQKRDLPSAFRVFTGSSFSILTRSFLEFCILGADNLPRLLLMYFSNTPWSLSNYFPSVLCNSRQFNRTVINQNLLYAMYDNRHISDPRPLNSSDFDDMIRSGAVFARKFQPDDPVLDLIDQKLLRRSPGSVVPGGWCLGESGNSTCLTWGDANILRPGSGSQRIEKAIVKLLSNGTFRSHQCV; translated from the exons ATGCAAAATTCGGGttcaacagcagcagcagcaccAACGCCACCACAatcacaaccaccaccacaacaaCATCAGTGGTCTTCAATCCTCACCTCAAAACCCATTTTCTCCACCCTCTTCTCACTCAGAGACCCTAAACCCAACAACAAGCCCACCCTCCTCCTCTACACTTTCCTAGCCATCTCACTCCTCTCCATCACCTTCATCTTCTCCCTCTGCACTTCCTCATCCTCCACGGGCCCACATTCCGGGCCCGACCCTTTCCTCTTCCCGGCCCACCAGGCCCACAACCACCGCATCATCTACGACTCTACCAAGGCCAACCCTCCCCCTCCCTCCATCGCCTACCTCATTTCCGGGTCACGTTCCGATTCGGGTCGGATCATCCGACTCCTCCACGCCACCTACCATCCCCTCAACCAGTACCTCCTCCATCTCGACCCTTCCGCTTCCCACGCGGACCGCGAGCGCGTGGCTCTCACTGTCCAGTCGAACCCTATTTTTAAAGCCGCACAGAATGTTCATGTTATGGGGAAACCCGATTTCGCGTACCAGAAAGGATCCTCGCCCGTTTCGCTTGCGCTTCACGCAGCGTCGATACTGATTCGGTTGAACTTGAAGTGGGATTGGTTTGTTAGCCTTAGTGCTGATGCTTACCCGCTTGTTACCCAAGATG ATCTTCTTCACATCATGTCATTCCTGCCTAAAGATATGAACTTTGTGAATCATTCAAGCTATATTGGCTGGAAAGA GTCGAGGAGGTTGAGACCCATTATTGTTGATCCAGGCCTGTATCTTGCTGAAGGGACTGAAATGTTTTATGCCACTCAGAAGAGAGATCTCCCTAGTGCTTTCCGCGTTTTTACAG GTTCCTCTTTTTCTATCCTGACTCGCAGTTTTCTGGAGTTCTGCATCTTGGGAGCAGACAACCTTCCACGGCTACTGCTGATGTATTTTTCAAACACACCCTGGTCGCTGTCCAACTATTTCCCCTCTGTTCTTTGTAATTCACGTCAGTTCAACAGGACAGTCATAAATCAGAACTTATTATATGCTATGTATGACAACCGTCACATAAGTGATCCTCGACCTCTTAATTCCAGTGATTTTGATGACATGATTCGCAGCGGAGCTGTCTTCGCTCGGAAATTTCAACCAGATGATCCTGTGCTTGATCTAATTGACCAAAAACTTCTGAGACGGAGTCCTGGATCAGTTGTTCCTGGTGGATGGTGCTTAGGTGAGTCTGGAAACAGCACATGCTTAACATGGGGAGATGCTAATATTTTGAGACCTGGCTCAGGTTCTCAACGAATTGAGAAAGCGATAGTCAAATTGCTTTCAAATGGCACTTTTCGATCGCATCAGTGTGTTTGA